GCACCTCCTGGAGCTGCTTCGGCGAGCCGAGGTTCACCTCCCGGCCGATCACCTGGTAAGCCTCCTGCGCGGCTCCCTGGACCTGCTGGCCGAACTCGCACTCGAGCTCGCGGAGCATCTCGACGTCGACCGCGACGCCGCGCGCCTCCATCCCCTCGAGCACGTCGGCGAGCGGCAGCTCGAGGGTCGTCAGCAGGTCGTACGACCCGCGGTCCTTGAGGTCGCTCTCGAGCGCCGCGGCGAGAACCGGCAGCACGGCGGCACGCTCGGCAAGATCGGCGCCGGCTCCCGGCTCCCCCTCGAGGTCGAGCTCGAGCGCGCCCTGCCCCCCGGCAGGGCCCGACGCCCCGATCTCGCGGTGCAGGTTACGCACCGCGAGGTCCTCGAGGTCGTAGCTGCGCTGGTCGGGGTGGCACAGGTATGCGGCGAGCTCCGTGTCGAGCACGACGCCGCGCAGCGTGTAGCCGCGCCCGCGCAGCGCATGGGCGCGTGCCTTCCCGCCGTGCGCGACGACGGGGGCGTCCTCGGCGGCGAGCCACTGCCCCAGGGCCGTGTCGTCGGCGGGGTCGAGCTGAGCGAGGTCGAGGACGACGGCGTGCCCCTCGAGGTCGCCGAGGGCGACCATGTCGGCATCACCGGCGCCGGGCACGAACGAGCCGCGGACCTCGAGGCCGATCGGCTGGCCACGGCGCGCCGCGAGCCAGTCACCGAGCGTCCCGGGCGCGAGCACGTCGATCTCCACGACGGCCGCGTCGGCGGGTGCGTCCTCGCGGTCCTCCGCGGGCATCATCGCGAGCAGGCGGTCGCGCAGCGTCCGGAACTGGAGCGTGTCGAACACCTGGTGGAGCGCCTCACGGTCCCACGGCTGGACGGCGAGGTCCTCGGGCGAGTGCGGCAGGTCGAGGTCGGTCAGGAGGTGGTTGATCTCACGGTTGAGCCGGACCTGGTCCAGGTGGTCGCGAAGGTTCTGGCCGACGACCCCACCGATCTCGTCGGCGTGAGCGAGGACGCCGTCGAGGTCGCCGTACTGGGCCAGCCACTTGGCGGCCGTCTTCGGACCGACCTTCGGCACGCCGGGGATGTTGTCGGCGGACTCGCCGACGAGCGCCGCGAGGTCCGGGTACCGCTCCGGGGTGACGCCGTACTTCGCCTCGACGGCCTCCGGGGTCATCCGGGCGAGCTCGGAGACGCCCTTGACCGGGTAGAGGACCGTGACGTCAGGGGTCACGAACTGGAGCGAGTCCCGGTCACCCGAGCAGACGAGCACCTGCCAACCCTTCGCCCCGGCCTGCTTGGACCAGGTCGCGAGGATGTCGTCCGCCTCGATCATGTCGCGCTCGTAGTGGGTGATCCGCATCGCGTCGAGCACCTCACGGATGAGCGGGACCTGCCCCTTGAAGGGCTCGGGCGTCGACTCGCGCCCACCCTTGTAGTCCGGGAAGCGCTCGGTGCGGAACGTCGTCGAACCGGCGTCGAACGCGACCGCGACATGCGTCGGCTGCTCGTTCTTGATGAGGTTCGCGAGCATGGACACGAAGCCGTGCACGGCGTTCGTGTGCTGCCCGGTCGACGTCGAGAACTTGTCGACCGGGAGGGCGAAGTACGCCCGGAAGGCCATCGAGTGGCCGTCGATCAGGAGAAGGCGGGGTCGCGCGTCGTCACTCACACCTGACAACCTATCTTCCATGACCGACACGACGCCGCTCGACGCCACGTCCTCCCCCGCTGACCTCGCCAGGTTCCTCGAGATGATCAGGGAGAGGGAGGCTGGCACGCTCATCGAGCGCATGCAGATCGAGGTCATGGAGCTGAGCGCCGAGCGCGTCGTCGCAACCATGCCCGTCGAGGGGAACACGCAGCCGGCCGGGCTGCTGCACGGCGGCGCGACGGCTGCGCTCGCCGAGACGGTCGGCTCGTACGGCGCGCTCGCGCACGCGGGCATGGGGCGGGCTGCGGTCGGCCTCGAGCTGAGCGTGTCGCACCACCGCAGCGCCCGCTCCGGGACGGTGACGGCGGTCGCGACCGCGCTGCACCTCGGCCGGACGCTCGCCTCCTACGAGATCGTCGTGTCGGACGACGACAACAAGCGCCTGTGCACCGCGCGCCTGACGTGCATGATCATGGACGGTCGCTAGAGCAGAGCCTGGTGAGCAGGCCCTCGGCTCAGCCGGCGTGCGAGATGCGGCCGGTGCCCGCGACACGTGCGCCGCGGGAGGCGCGGGCGGGCGCCGGCTCCTCACCGAGGCGGGCACGGAGCTCACGCAGGTCGACCGGGCCGGACTGCGTCTCGATGCGGGCCTTGCGACGGCGCGCGATGAGGTCCTCGAGCGCGCGCGGCGGGCGGCGCAGCGAACCCTCGGGGCCGAGCTTGCGCAGCAGCGCCGAGGTCTGGACGACGCGGTGCGCCGCGGCGGGCGCGAAGCCCATGCGGGCGAGGAAGCGCTGGACCCCGCGTGAGCCCGGGATCGGCACGGAGTAGACCTCTTCGGCACCCGCACCGACCGCGATCTCCGCAGCCGCGCTGAGGAGAGCGTGACCGACCCCCCGGCGGCGGAAGGTGCCGTCGACGTAGACGGCCTCGATGTAGAGCACGGGGGCGTCGTTGTAGACGTTCGCCTCGATCACGCGAGCCAGCAGGAAGCCGACCGGGTTCGAGTCGTGCGTCGCGAGGAGGACGCGACCACCGGGGACCGACAGGAGGACGCCGAGGTGCTTGCGAAGCTTCTCGACGTCGGCGCTGCAGATCTGCGACGGCGTGGCGGTCTCCTCGCGCGCCGCCGAGCACAGCTGCGCGACCTCGAGGAGATCTGCTGCACCAGCGTGGCGGACGTCGATCACGGCTCGCACCACGGACACCTCCTTCAGCAGCCCCTGCACGTAAGGATGTGCTCCCCTCACCTCAGGCGCGGAGAGCGAGACCAAGGTACCCAGATAACGGGAAGGTCACAACTCCCCCTCCGGGGACCTCAGTCCTTGCCACCCACCTGGTCGATGACGGCGTCCGCGACCTCGCGCATGGTCAGGCGACGGTCCATCGACGTCTTCTGGATCCAGCGGAACGACTCGGGCTCCGAGAGGCCCATCTTGCTCATGAGCAGGCCCTTGGCGCGGTCGACGCGCTTGCGCGTCTCGAAGCGCTCCGTCAGGTCGGCGACCTCCGCGGACAGCGCGGTGATCTGCGCGTACCGCGAGATGGCGATCTCGACGGCAGGCAGCAGGTCCGCCGGGCTGAACGGCTTGACGACGTAGGCCATCGCGCCGGCGTCCCGGGCACGCTCGACGAGCTCGGTCTGCGAGAAGGCCGTCAGCAGCACGACGGGCGCGACGTGCGCCTTGCCGATGCGCTCAGCCGCGGAGATGCCGTCCAGCTCGGGCATCTTCACGTCCATGACGACGACGTCCGGCTTGTGCTCGATGGCGAGCGCGACCGCGGTCTCACCGTCGCCGGCCTCGCCCACGACCTCGTAGCCGGCCTCACGGAGGGTCTCGACGACATCCATGCGGATGAGCGCCTCGTCCTCGGCGACCACGGCGCGGCGCACCTTGGACGGCGTGGCGGCGGGGGCCTCCTGCTCGGGGGCCGTCAGTGGCGGCAGGTCGAGCTGGAGGGGTTCACGGGTGGTCTCGTCGTTGTCGGTCACAGGGTCATCCTAGTTGCTCGTGCTGGTAGGACCACGCATCCCGGTGCGTGGTGGCGTCGACGTGCGCGGAGGCACAGGCGGGCCGCCGCGCTGCGGTGATGCGGAGTTCGACGTGTGCGTGTGGTTCCATAGTGGGCGCGGCCCCGGTAGCCCAACCGGCAGAGGCGTTCGGCTCAAACCCGATCCAGTGTGGGTTCGAATCCCACCCGGGGCACCGCAGCACGAGAGATGCCCCCCGACCGAGCGGTCGGGGGGCATCTCTCGTCATCCGATCAGGCGATGCGGCCGTTGGCCTCGTCGCCGATCTTGTGGACCGTGATGGAGTTCGTCGAGCCGACGACGCCGACCGGCGCGCCCGCGACGACGACGACGTAGTCGCCGTTCTCCCCGAGACCCTTGCTTCGCAGGGTCTGGTCGACCAGGTTCACCATGCCGTCGGTGTCCTTGACGGAGTCGACGAGCTCGGCCTGGACGCCCCAGCTGAGCGCGAGCACATTGCGGACCGAGGGGTCCGGCGTGAAGGCGACCAGCGGGATGGGCGAGCGCAGGCGCGACATGCGACGGGCCGAGTCACCCGACTGCGTGAACGTCGCGAGGTACTTGACCCCGAGCGTCTCGCCGATCTCGGCTGCGGCGCGGGTGATCGCACCGCCGCGCGTGCCCGGCGTCGAGCCGAGCGGCGCGATGCGCTCGCGACCGAGCTCCTCGGTGCTCTCGATGATGCGCGCCATCGTGCGGACGGCCTCGATCGGGTAGTCACCGACGGACGTCTCGCCCGAGAGCATGACCGCGTCGGCACCGTCGAGGACGGCGTTGGCGCAGTCAGAGGCCTCGGCGCGCGTCGGGCGCGGCGCGGAGATCATCGACTCGAGGACCTGCGTCGCGACGATGACGGGCTTCGCGTTGCGGCGGGCGAGCTCGACGGCGCGCTTCTGGACGAGCGGGACCTGCTCGAGCGGGAGCTCGACGCCCAGGTCACCACGGGCGACCATGATGCCGTCGAACGCGTCGACGATCTCGGCGAGGTTCTCGACGGCCTGCGGCTTCTCGACCTTGGCGATGACGGGGAGGATGCGACCCTCCTCCTCCATGATCCGGCGGACGTCGTCGTAGTCGGCGGCCGAACGGACGAAGGAGAGCGCGATGATGTCGGCACCGAGGCGGATGGCCCAGCGCAGGTCGGTCTCGTCCTTGTCGGACATCGCGGGGACCGAGACGGCCACGCCCGGGAGGTTCAGACCCTTGTTGTTGGAGACGGGGCCAGCGACCTCGACGCGGGTGACGACGCGGGGGCCGTCGACCTCGACGATGCGGACGAGCACGCGGCCGTCGTCGATGAGGATGGGGTCGCCCACGCGAGCGTCGTTCGGCAGACCCTTGTGGGTCGTGCCGCACAGCTCCTTGGTGCCCACGACGTCCTCGGTCGTGATGGTGAAGATGTCACCCTCGTCGAGCCAGTACTTCTCGTCCTTCTCGAACTTGCCGAGGCGGATCTTGGGGCCCTGGAGGTCGACCAGGATCGCGACGGGCCGGTCAGCCGTGGCGGCGGCGGCACGCACGTTGTGGAAGACGAGCTCGTGCTCTTCGGGAGCTCCGTGGCTCCGGTTGATGCGGGCGACGTCCATGCCGGCGTCGACCAGATTCTGAATCTGCTCGGCCGAGGCGGTCGCGGGTCCGATGGTGCAAACGATTTTTGCTCTGCGCATGGCTCCAGCCTAGTTCACTAGCGAAGTACGAATGGTAGGACGATGGTCAGGCCGCGGCGTCGCCGCGCACCCTTACGGCCGAAGCGCGACCGCGCTCGCCGGGATCGGGGCAGGGAGCTCGGTCGCCCCCTGCAGGAAGGCGTCGACCGAGGCAGCCGCCGCGCGACCCTCGGCGATCGCCCAGACGATGAGCGACTGCCCACGACCCGCGTCTCCCGCGACGAACACGCCGGGGACCGACGTCGCGTACGAGTCGTCGCGCGCGACTGCGCCGCGGCCCGTGAGGTCCGCTCCCGTCTGCTCGGTGAGCGCTGCGGTCTCGGGACCCGTGAAGCCCATCGAGATGAGGACGAGGTCCGCCGGGATGATCCGCTCGGTGCCGGGCGTCGGCACGCGCCGCCCGTCCGGGAGGTACTCGGTCGTCGCGAGCACGAGGTGCGTCACGTGCCCGTTCTCGTCGCCGCGGAACTCGACGGTCGACGCGAGGAACGTGCGCTCGCCGCCCTCCTCGTGCGAGCTCGACACCTCGAACAGCGTCGGGGTCGTGGGCCACGGCTGGTTCTCCGGACGCTCGGTCGGCGGCTTCTTGCCGATCGCGAGGGTCGTGACCGAGGCCGCGCGCTGGCGCAGCGCGGTGCCGAGGCAGTCGGAGCCCGTGTCGCCGCCGCCGATGATGACGACGTGCTTGTCCTTCGCGCTGATCGGGTCCTCGACGGCGCCCCCCGCCGCGAGACGGTTGCCCTGGACGAGGTACTCCATGGCGAAGTGGACACCCTCGAGGTCGCGCCCGGGGATGGGAAGGTCCCGCGGCTCGGTCGCGCCGGTCGCGACGACGACCGCGTCGTACCGGGTGCGCAGCTCGGCCCACGTGATGTCGACGCCGACCTCGACACCCGTGCGGAAGCGGGTGCCCTCGGCACGCATCTGCTCGATGCGGCGGTCGATGTGCCGCTTCTCGAGCTTGAAGTCGGGCACGCCGTAGCGCAGCAGGCCGCCGATCGCGTCGTCACGCTCGAGAACGACGACCGTGTGACCGGCGCGCGTGAGCTGCTGGGCTGCGGCGAGACCGGCGGGCCCCGAGCCGACGACCGCGACCGTGTGACCGGTGAGGCGCTGCGGCACGACGGGCTCGACGAGACCGCGTGCGAACGCCTCGTCGATGATCGAGACCTCGACGCTCTTGATCGTCACGGGCGGCTGGTTGATGCCCAGGACGCACGCCGACTCGCACGGAGCCGGGCAGATGCGCCCCGTGAACTCCGGGAAGTTGTTCGTGGCGTGCAGACGCTCGGACGCCTCGCGGTACTGGCCGCGACGCACGAGGTCGTTCCACTCCGGGATGAGGTTGCCGAGCGGGCAGCCCTGGTGGCAGAACGGGATGCCGCAGTCCATGCAGCGGCCCGCCTGACGCTTGAGCATCTGCTGGTCCTCCGGGTTCATCGCCCGGTACTCGTGCACCTCGCGCCAGTCCATGAGGCGGACGGGAACAGCTCGGTCGGCCGGGAGCTCACGCTCCCGGACCTTCAGGAATCCGCGTGGGTCAGCCACGGGCCACCTCCAGGATGTGGTCCCAGACGCCCGGGGCGCCCGGGTCGAGCCCGACGGACTCGGCCTGTGCCAGGGCGCTGCGCACCCGGGCGAACTCGGTCGGAAGGATGCGCGTGAAGCGCGTGCGTGCGGCCGGGAAGTCCGCGAGGAGCTCGGCGGCGACCGGCGAGCCGGTCTCGTCGAGGTGCTTGCGCAGGAGCTTCTCCACGAGTGCGGCGTCCTCGTCGTCGAGCGACGAGAGCTGCAGCTCGTCAGAGGCGAGCGCGGCCCGGTTGACAGCGCCGCGGCGCAGGTCCAGCACGTACGCCGTCCCACCGGACATACCGGCACCGACGTTGCGTCCCGTGGGTCCGAGCACCAGCACCGTACCGCCGGTCATGTACTCGCACGCGTGGTCTCCCACGCCCTCGGCCACGAGCGTCGCTCCCGAGTTGCGGACGCCGAAGCGCTCGCCCACGAGCCCGCGCAGGAAGATCTCGCCCGATGTCGCGCCGTACCCGATCACGTTGCCCGCGATCACGTTCGCGCTGCCGCCGAGCACCGCGGTGCGGTCCGGGCGCACGACGATGCGCCCGCCCGAAAGTCCCTTGCCGACGTAGTCGTTCGCGTCGCCGAAGAGACGCAGCGTCACGCCGCGCGGGACGAACGCGCCGAGCGACTGCCCGGCCGAGCCCGTGAGAGTGACGTCGATCGTGTCGTCGGGCAGGCCAGCGCCCTTGTAGCGCTTCGTCACCTCGTGCCCGAGCATCGTGCCGATCGTGCGGTTGACGTTGCGCACCGACACCTCGATCTTGACCGGGATCGCGTCCTCGAGGGCGCCGCGCGCCTTCTCGATGAGGACGTTGTCGAGCGCACGGTCGAGAGCGTGGTCCTGCGTCGTCGTGCAGCGCAGCGACGAGCCCTCGACAGGCTTCGGCACCTCGAGCACGGGGCCGAGGTCGAGACCCGCGGCCTTCCAGTGCTTGACGGCCCTGCGCGCGTCGAGCGCCTGGACCTGGCCCACGGCCTCGTCGATCGACCGGAAGCCGAGCGCAGCGAGGTGCTCGCGCACCTCCTGCGCGATGAACTCGAAGAAGTTGATGACGAACTCAGGCTTGCCGGTGAACCGTGCGCGGAGCTCCGGGTTCTGCGTCGCGACGCCCACCGGGCAGGTGTCGAGGTGGCAGACGCGCATCATGACGCAGCCCGACACGACCATCGGCGCGGTCGCGAAGCCGAACTCCTCGGCTCCCAGGAGCGCCGCCACGACGACGTCGCGCCCGGTCTTGAGCTGTCCGTCGACCTGGACGACGATCCGGTCGCGCAGGTTGTTCAGGACGAGCGTCTGCTGCGTCTCCGCGAGACCGATCTCCCACGGCGTCCCCGCGTGCTTGAGCGACGTCAGCGGGCTCGCGCCCGTGCCGCCGTCGTGACCCGAGATGAGGACGACGTCGGCGTGCGCCTTCGAGACGCCCGTCGCGACCGTGCCGACGCCGAACTCCGACACGAGCTTGACGTGGATGCGAGCCTGCGGGTTCGCGTTCTTCGCGTCGTGGATCAGCTGCGCGAGGTCCTCGATCGAGTAGATGTCGTGGTGCGGCGGCGGCGAGATGAGGCCGACGCCGGGCGTCGAGTGACGCGTCTTGGCGACCCACGGGTACACCTTGTGCCCGGGCAGCTGACCGCCCTCGCCGGGCTTGGCGCCCTGGGCGAGCTTGATCTGGATGTCGTCGGCGAACGTCAGGTACTCCGACGTGACGCCGAAGCGGCCCGACGCGATCTGCTTGACCTTGCTGCGACGCTTCGGGTCGTGCAGGCGCTCCGGGTCCTCGCCGCCCTCGCCCGTGTTGGAGCGACCGCCGAGCGCGTTCATCGCGATCGCGAGCGTCTCGTGCGTCTCCTGCGAGATCGAGCCGTAGGACATGGCGCCCGTGTTGAACCGCTTGACGATCTCGCTGACCGGCTCGACCTCCTCGAGCGGGACGGGCTCGCGGTCTGGCGAGAACGTCAGCAGGCCGCGCAGCGTCATGAGGCGCTCCGCCTGGTCGTCGACGCGGCGCGTGTACTCGCGGAAGACGTCGAACTGGCGGGTGCGCGTCGAGTGCTGCAGGCGGAAGACGGTCTCCGGGTCGAAGAGGTGCTCCTCGCCGTCGCGGCGCCACTGGTACTCGCCACCGGTCGCGAGGTTCTCGTGCGGGAGCGGGTTGCCCGACGCCGGGTAGGCGTCCTGGTGCCGCTGCGCGACCTCGGCCGCGATCGTGTCGATGCCGATCCCGCCGAGGCGCGTCGTGGTCCCGGTGAAGTACCTGTCGACGAGCTCGTGCGCGAGGCCGACCGCCTCGAACGTCTGCGCGCCGCGGTACGACGAGATGGTCGAGATGCCCATCTTGCTCATGACCTTGAGCACGCCCTTGCCGAGCGCCTTGATGACGTTCGCGACGGCCTCCTGCGGAGTGACGTTGATGAAGCCGTCCTCCGCGAGCCGCTCGACGGTCTCCATCGCGAGGTACGGGTTGACCGCTGCCGCGCCGAAGCCGATCAGCAGCGCGACGTGGTGCACCTCGCGCACGTCGCCAGCCTCGACGACGAGCGACACCTGGGTACGCGTACGACGGCGCAGCAGGTGGTGGTGGACGGCGGACGTCAGCAGGAGCGACGGGATCGCCGCCATGTGCGCGTTGCCGTCGCGATCCGACAGCACGATGAAGTTGGCGCCCTCGCTGATCGCGTCGTCGATCTGGTCGAAGATCTCCTCGAGGCGCTCCTCGAGCGCGGGACCGCCGCCGTCGACGCGGTAGAGGCCGCGCACGCGCTCCGCCTTGAAGACGCCGGCGAGCTTCGGGTCGCGGTCGATGCGGACGATCTTGGCGAGCTGGTCGTTGTCGATCACGGGGAACGGCAGGATCAGCTTGCGCGCGTGCTCCGGGATCTCCGCGAGCAGGTTCGGCTCGGGGCCGATCGCACCGGCGATCGACGTGACGAGCTCCTCGCGGATGGCGTCGAGCGGCGGGTTCGTCACCTGCGCGAACATCTGCGTGAAGTAGTCGAACAGCAGGCGCGGCCGCTTCGACAGCACAGCCACCGGGGTGTCCGAGCCCATCGCGCCGAGAGGCTCGGCACCGCTCTCGCCCATGGGGGCGAGGATGACCTTGACCTCCTCCTGCGTGAAGCCGAACGCCCGCTGGCGCCGCAGCACGGAGGCAGGGCTGTGGGCGACGTGCTCGCGGTCGGGGAGCTGGTCGAGGTAGACCTCGTTGTCCTTGACCCACTCGGCGTACGGACGGGCCGCAGCGAGCTGCGCCTTGATCTCCTCGTCCTCGATGATCCGGCCCGCGCCGGTGTCGACGAGGAACATCTTGCCCGGCTCGAGACGGCCCTTGCGGACGATCGTCGACGGGTCGATGTCGAGAACACCTGCCTCGGAGGCGAGCACGACGAGACCGTCCTCCGTGACCCAGAAACGACCCGGGCGCAGCCCGTTGCGGTCGAGGACCGCACCGATGAGCGTGCCGTCGGTGAAGTTCAGGTTCGCGGGGCCGTCCCACGCCTCGATGAGGTTCGCGTGGTAGTCGTAGAAGGCCCGGCGGTCCGGGTCCATCTCGTCGTTGTTCTCCCACGCCTCGGGGATCATCATCATGACGGCGTGCGGTAGCGAGCGACCGCCGAGGTGCAGCAGCTCGAGCACCTCGTCGAAGCTGGCCGAGTCGCTCGACCCGGGCGAGCACACCGGCATGAGCGGCCCGAGGTCGCCGAGCAGGTCACTCTCGAGCGTGCCCTGTCGCGCCGCCATCCAGTTCCGGTTGCCGCGGACGGTGTTGATCTCACCGTTGTGGGCGACGAGACGGAACGGCTGGGCGAGCGGCCACGACGGGAACGTGTTCGTCGAGAAGCGCGAGTGGACGAGCGCGAGCTCGCTCGCGTAGCGAGGGTCGGACAGGTCCGGGAAGAAAGGCTCGAGCTGGGCCGTCGTGAGCATGCCCTTGTACGTGAGCGTGCGCGCTGACAGCGACGCGAAGAAGACGCCGAGCTCGTTCTCTGCGCGCTTGCGCAGGCGGTAGGTGAGGCGGTCGAGGTCGATGCCCGCGACGTCGCGGCCGGGCGCTGCGACGACGATCTGGCGGAACGTCGGCATCGAGGCGCGCGCCGTCGGGCCGACGAGGTCCGCGGTGACCGGCACGTCGCGCCACGCGAGGACGTCGAGACGCTCCTCGGCGGCGATCTTCTCGATCGCCGCAGCCGCGGCGTCGGCCTCGGCAGCGTCCTGCGGGAGGAATGCGATGCCGACGGCGTAGCGACCCGCAGCGGGCAGCTCGACGTGGATGACGTCACGCAGGAAGGCGTCGGGGATCTGCGTGAGGATCCCAGCACCGTCACCGCTGTTCTCCTCGGCACCGACCGCACCGCGGTGGTCGAGGTTGAGCAGCGCCGTCAGGCCCGCGTCGACGATGTCGCGTCCGGGCGTGCCGCGCAGGGTCGCCACGAAGGCGACACCGCACGCGTCGTGCTCCGCCCCTGGGTCGTAGAGCCCCTGGGCGGCGGGAGGTACGCCCCAGATGCCCTGCGGGCCTCGGGTAAGCGACCTGTTCATGTACACCGTCCTCACTGTTGACCAGGTCAGGAGGTGGGGGCGACCTGGTCGTGTCTCATTCGGGGGGGAAGAGTGGGACGCCCTCGGCCCTGAGCGGACCAATATTACTCGCCCTTGACGGTACGAGAGCACCGGCTCCACGCCTTGGCGCGGGTCGGTCGGGGGGCGTCGCTGACGAGACAGGTCACGGAAGACCTGTGTCGGCCCCCGCGTTGTCCTCGCGCTGCGCGCGGCGCGCGCTCGTGTCGTGCGCCTCGGCGGCGTCACGGCGTCCGGTCAGGGCGGAGGTCGGGATGACGTCCTCCGCCTCACCGGGGACGACGCCTCGTGCGGCGTCGGTGTCGTCGTCGGCGTCCTCGACGCCGGGCACGGCCAGGTCGGCCGTGAGATCGGTGGGGGCCGCGGGGCCCGAAGGTGCGTCCGTGCCGTCGTCGACCGCCGACGCCCCTGCCGCACCGTTGCGACGAGAGTCCTGGGGGTCGAGGTAGACGGTCTCCGGACGGCCCGGACGGGCTCGCCCGAGCAGGATGAACGCGGCGACAGCCACGACGAGGAGAAGGATCGACGTCCACACGTTGAGGCGCAGGCCCAGGACGAGCTGCGCGTCGTCGATGCGCAGAGACTCGATCCACACGCGTCCGAGCGTGTAGAGCGCGACGTAGCCCCAGAAGGCACGCCCGTGACCGAGCTTCCTGCGGCGGTCCACGACGACCAGCAGCGCTGCCGCGGCGAGGTTCCACAAGAACTCGTAGAGGAAGGTCGGGTGGAAGAGCGTGCCGACCGGGAAGTCACCGACGCGCGCGGCGACGGCCGGGTTGATCTCGAGCCCCCACGGGAGCGTCGTCGGCGAGCCGAAGAGCTCCTGGTTGAACCAGTTGCCCAGACGACCGATCGCCTGCGCGACCAGGAGCCCGGGGGCGACGGCGTCCGCGAAGGCGGAGAAGCTGACGCGCTCACGGCGTGCGCCGATCCACGCGCCGACCGCGCCGAGGGCGATGGCCCCCCAGATGCCGAGCCCGCCCTGCCAGATGTACAGGGCCGACACCGGGTCCCCCCCGGCGCCGAAGTACGCGTCCGGGGACGAGACCACGTGGTAGAGCCGACCGCCGACGATCCCGAAGGGGACGGCCCAGTACACGATCGTGAAGACCTCGTCGGGGTGGCCCCCGCGCTCTGCCCAACGGCGGTTGGTGATCGCCACCGCGACGAAGATGCCGATGATGATCGCCAGTGCGTACGCGCGCAGCGGGAACGGCCCGAGGTGCCACACCGACTGTGACGGGCTCGGGATCGATGCGACGACGGACGCCAGGGCGATGCTCACACGCGGCTCCCGGGCGGCGCGTCGACGCCTGCTCCTGCGGTCCGGGCGGTGCGGACGCCCTCGGCGAGGCCGCGCGCGACAGCACCCATCGCCTCGAGACGCTCGTCGAACGAGCCGTCACCGAGGAGCGGGCGCACGAATGCCGAGCCGACGATCACCCCGTCAGCGTACCGGGCGACCTGGGCCGCCTGGTCGGGGCGCGACACGCCGAGACCGACGCAGACACGTTCCGCGCCGGCGGCGCGGGTCCGGGCGACGAGCTCTTCCGCGTGCGCGCCGAGGGACGCGCGCTCGCCCGTGACCCCCATGGTCGACGCCGCGTACACGAAGCCGCGCGACGCAGCCGCCGTGAGGGCGAGACGCTCGTCGGTCGAGCTGGGAGCGACGAGGAAGACCTT
This genomic window from Flavimobilis soli contains:
- the gltB gene encoding glutamate synthase large subunit: MNRSLTRGPQGIWGVPPAAQGLYDPGAEHDACGVAFVATLRGTPGRDIVDAGLTALLNLDHRGAVGAEENSGDGAGILTQIPDAFLRDVIHVELPAAGRYAVGIAFLPQDAAEADAAAAAIEKIAAEERLDVLAWRDVPVTADLVGPTARASMPTFRQIVVAAPGRDVAGIDLDRLTYRLRKRAENELGVFFASLSARTLTYKGMLTTAQLEPFFPDLSDPRYASELALVHSRFSTNTFPSWPLAQPFRLVAHNGEINTVRGNRNWMAARQGTLESDLLGDLGPLMPVCSPGSSDSASFDEVLELLHLGGRSLPHAVMMMIPEAWENNDEMDPDRRAFYDYHANLIEAWDGPANLNFTDGTLIGAVLDRNGLRPGRFWVTEDGLVVLASEAGVLDIDPSTIVRKGRLEPGKMFLVDTGAGRIIEDEEIKAQLAAARPYAEWVKDNEVYLDQLPDREHVAHSPASVLRRQRAFGFTQEEVKVILAPMGESGAEPLGAMGSDTPVAVLSKRPRLLFDYFTQMFAQVTNPPLDAIREELVTSIAGAIGPEPNLLAEIPEHARKLILPFPVIDNDQLAKIVRIDRDPKLAGVFKAERVRGLYRVDGGGPALEERLEEIFDQIDDAISEGANFIVLSDRDGNAHMAAIPSLLLTSAVHHHLLRRRTRTQVSLVVEAGDVREVHHVALLIGFGAAAVNPYLAMETVERLAEDGFINVTPQEAVANVIKALGKGVLKVMSKMGISTISSYRGAQTFEAVGLAHELVDRYFTGTTTRLGGIGIDTIAAEVAQRHQDAYPASGNPLPHENLATGGEYQWRRDGEEHLFDPETVFRLQHSTRTRQFDVFREYTRRVDDQAERLMTLRGLLTFSPDREPVPLEEVEPVSEIVKRFNTGAMSYGSISQETHETLAIAMNALGGRSNTGEGGEDPERLHDPKRRSKVKQIASGRFGVTSEYLTFADDIQIKLAQGAKPGEGGQLPGHKVYPWVAKTRHSTPGVGLISPPPHHDIYSIEDLAQLIHDAKNANPQARIHVKLVSEFGVGTVATGVSKAHADVVLISGHDGGTGASPLTSLKHAGTPWEIGLAETQQTLVLNNLRDRIVVQVDGQLKTGRDVVVAALLGAEEFGFATAPMVVSGCVMMRVCHLDTCPVGVATQNPELRARFTGKPEFVINFFEFIAQEVREHLAALGFRSIDEAVGQVQALDARRAVKHWKAAGLDLGPVLEVPKPVEGSSLRCTTTQDHALDRALDNVLIEKARGALEDAIPVKIEVSVRNVNRTIGTMLGHEVTKRYKGAGLPDDTIDVTLTGSAGQSLGAFVPRGVTLRLFGDANDYVGKGLSGGRIVVRPDRTAVLGGSANVIAGNVIGYGATSGEIFLRGLVGERFGVRNSGATLVAEGVGDHACEYMTGGTVLVLGPTGRNVGAGMSGGTAYVLDLRRGAVNRAALASDELQLSSLDDEDAALVEKLLRKHLDETGSPVAAELLADFPAARTRFTRILPTEFARVRSALAQAESVGLDPGAPGVWDHILEVARG
- the lgt gene encoding prolipoprotein diacylglyceryl transferase, which gives rise to MSIALASVVASIPSPSQSVWHLGPFPLRAYALAIIIGIFVAVAITNRRWAERGGHPDEVFTIVYWAVPFGIVGGRLYHVVSSPDAYFGAGGDPVSALYIWQGGLGIWGAIALGAVGAWIGARRERVSFSAFADAVAPGLLVAQAIGRLGNWFNQELFGSPTTLPWGLEINPAVAARVGDFPVGTLFHPTFLYEFLWNLAAAALLVVVDRRRKLGHGRAFWGYVALYTLGRVWIESLRIDDAQLVLGLRLNVWTSILLLVVAVAAFILLGRARPGRPETVYLDPQDSRRNGAAGASAVDDGTDAPSGPAAPTDLTADLAVPGVEDADDDTDAARGVVPGEAEDVIPTSALTGRRDAAEAHDTSARRAQREDNAGADTGLP